DNA from Leptolyngbya iicbica LK:
CGGCATCGGTGGCTTGCAGGATGATCTTAAACGCTCGCTTGATGCTACCAAACTCCGACTGAAGCGGCCCTAGGGCACCCTGGTCGAGTTCTTCCACCGCCGGGAGGCGACCGCGATCAGTGTAGAAGTCCATCAGCGGTTGCAGCAGCTCGCGGTATTCCTCAAACTTGTTGACCTTGAGGCGGATGCGGGGAGCGGTAGCACGGGAGCGGAAGCGGGAGGCGCGAAAAACTTCGGCCTGGGCTTCATCCCGAAAGACGAAGTAGATGCCAAGGGCAACGGGAATGGCATCAACACCCAAAACCTGGTCGATGTAGGCTTTGAGTTCTTCCTGCTCGTAGTACTTCTGAAAGGTATTGCGGCTGGTGATGATGCCGTCGCTATAGGCAATGACGCCGCGAGTGCGATCGCTGATCAACACTTGAGCGGCGACAATCAATACCTTCTGAGCCAGGCTCCAGGCATTGATGAGGGCTTCCCGGCGCTCAGCGGTGTCTTCAATGACGTTGATGACGTAGCCGAGATTTACCACATCGGCAGATATATGGGCTTCATCGGGGCGGTAGTAAGGATCCCAACCCGCGCTGGTGAGCCCCAACCGCTTGATGTACTCAATGTCGGCACCGTGACCGCAGCCGTAGTCGAAGTAGGTGGTATCGGGTGGGAAGAGTCCAGCTTCAACAGCAAGACGGACAGGTTTGGAGGCGCTGGCGCGGGCGATCGCGGCTCTATGTCTTTGAATCTTAGGCTTGGCTTTTTGTGCAGCCTTTAGGGGACAGGCCAGTGCATGGTTGTGGATTTCCAAACCCTGCTGGGTCAGGCGCTTTTCCCAGTTGAGGAGGGTGCCGATTTCTCGGGAGTTGTCGAGTAGCCCCATCGCCACTTGCTGTTGGGTCAGGTGGGCAAAGCGGCTGTAGGAAGGATGGTCAGGGGCGAGAAAGGTCTCTTTGCGGTGGAGGAGTGGAGGGTTCGGGGTGTCGCTGTAGTCGCGAGTCTCAACGGTGCCAGCTTGCCAATCGACGACGTTGCTGGTGTGTAGTAGGGGATGGGGTTCCTGGTCGAAGTCTGGATAGTAGAGGTAGGAAAGCTTGGGCTGGTCGAAGTGGAACTTGATCAGGGTGAAGGATAGTTCGGCATCGATCAGGCGTCGGGCTGCCTGCTCTTGGTGAAAGAGGCATTCATCCAGATAGGGCAGCGCCGAGTGATGAATATAGAAGGCGTTGGGTAAGCACTTCCCAATCTGGCTCTGCTGGCAAAGCTGCATGATATCGACCGGCGATCGCTCGCTGGTGGTTAGCGCTTGCCTGACATTCAAACCCTTGCTCATGTGCAGTCCACTTGTACGGAACTTGCTGGAGACCCACTCAGCTGTATTGGCTTCCTTCAATAAGAAGTGACTAGGGATAGTGTTTTGCCGCTAGAATAGCGCTACCTAAGCTCTATCTGCTGTAGTCCCCCGAGTCTGAATGAGAACGCTCAGCCTGTTTGAGAACGATCGCCTCTCGCTAGAGCGCAGCATTGAGCTGTCGGCGGAGTCGTTGCGCCACTATGGATCTTTGTATAAGCATTGGGCGATCGCTTTCTCTGGTGGTAAGGATTCTTCAGCAACCGTTACGTTAGTTGCCGATTTAATTGAGAAGGGTGACATTCCCCGACCGGAGAGTGTGACGGTGTTGTATGCCGATACGCGCCAGGAGTTGCCGCCGTTGCACAATGCGGCAATGGCGCTGATGGAGAATTTGCGCGATCGGGGATTTGACACCAGGGTTGTGCTGCCTCAATTGGATCATCGCTATTTCGTCTATATGCTCGGGCGGGGGGTGCCGCCGCCATCGAATGTCTTTCGCTGGTGTACGCCGAAGCTGAAGGTGATGAGCATGGAGCGGGAACTGGATGCCCTGCGAGCGGAACGGGGCGAGAAGTTCTTGATGCTGACGGGGGTGCGGATTGGCGAAAGTGCGGCCCGTGACCAGCGGATTGCGATGAGCTGTACGAAGGACGGCGGCGAGTGTGGGCAGGGCTGGTTTCAGCAAACGTCGTCGAATGCGGTGGCGGATACGCTCGCGCCGTTGCTGCACTGGCGGGTGTGCCATGTGTGGGACTGGCTGGTGCAGGCCGATGTGGAGCTAGGTTATCCCACGTTTGACATTGCTGAGGTGTACGGTCACAACCCGCAGGATGAGTTGGGCGAGACGGAGCCGATGAATGCGCGAACGGGCTGTATTGGCTGTCCGTTAGTGCAGGAAGATTCGGCTTTGGAGCGGGTGTTGATGAATCCCAAGTGGGCTTATCTGGCTCCCCTTCGACAACTACGTCCGCTGTACTGGGAGGTGAAGAGGCCCCAGTACCGATTGCGGAAACATGGGGAAGTGCGGAAGGACGGCACGTTGGCGAAGAAGCAGGGGCGGCTAGGCCCGCTGACGTTGGAAACGCGGGAATGGATGCTGGGCGAAATTCTGCGCATTCAAGATGAGGTGAATGAAGCAGCAGAGAAATGTGGTCAGCCGACGGTGAGTTTGATTAATGACGAAGAACTGGCCCGCATTCGGGAACTGATCGCAGCCAAGACTTGGCCGGAGAAGTGGGACGGGACGGAGC
Protein-coding regions in this window:
- a CDS encoding DNA phosphorothioation-associated putative methyltransferase, with translation MSKGLNVRQALTTSERSPVDIMQLCQQSQIGKCLPNAFYIHHSALPYLDECLFHQEQAARRLIDAELSFTLIKFHFDQPKLSYLYYPDFDQEPHPLLHTSNVVDWQAGTVETRDYSDTPNPPLLHRKETFLAPDHPSYSRFAHLTQQQVAMGLLDNSREIGTLLNWEKRLTQQGLEIHNHALACPLKAAQKAKPKIQRHRAAIARASASKPVRLAVEAGLFPPDTTYFDYGCGHGADIEYIKRLGLTSAGWDPYYRPDEAHISADVVNLGYVINVIEDTAERREALINAWSLAQKVLIVAAQVLISDRTRGVIAYSDGIITSRNTFQKYYEQEELKAYIDQVLGVDAIPVALGIYFVFRDEAQAEVFRASRFRSRATAPRIRLKVNKFEEYRELLQPLMDFYTDRGRLPAVEELDQGALGPLQSEFGSIKRAFKIILQATDAGEWDAISDKRRNDLLVYLALSHFGKRPKFKDLSPTICTDIKALFGSYQQACTAADLMLMSLGRTELIEERCRQSALVGDRSGRTIGQQRPNSLWVHVTVLDQLDPLLRLYEGCASRTIGRPEEATVVKFHVQKPQITYLFYPDFDQEPHPALHTSMAIDLRDLHVRYRDYDPDNPPLLHQKDQLVTDDYPGYAKFAKLSQQERKWGLLEDPKTIFDRRGWEQCLAERGAELRGHRVVWRKDATKYQKQAGRLS
- a CDS encoding phosphoadenosine phosphosulfate reductase domain-containing protein; translated protein: MRTLSLFENDRLSLERSIELSAESLRHYGSLYKHWAIAFSGGKDSSATVTLVADLIEKGDIPRPESVTVLYADTRQELPPLHNAAMALMENLRDRGFDTRVVLPQLDHRYFVYMLGRGVPPPSNVFRWCTPKLKVMSMERELDALRAERGEKFLMLTGVRIGESAARDQRIAMSCTKDGGECGQGWFQQTSSNAVADTLAPLLHWRVCHVWDWLVQADVELGYPTFDIAEVYGHNPQDELGETEPMNARTGCIGCPLVQEDSALERVLMNPKWAYLAPLRQLRPLYWEVKRPQYRLRKHGEVRKDGTLAKKQGRLGPLTLETREWMLGEILRIQDEVNEAAEKCGQPTVSLINDEELARIRELIAAKTWPEKWDGTEHRGDEWLPDILPDGSVQPLLFNNR